A window of Pirellula sp. SH-Sr6A contains these coding sequences:
- a CDS encoding RNA polymerase sigma factor, which translates to MIDQSVNRLVRLCNNSLYREYPRLTRPPLNLHADELLSVVVERLLKSLRDVRPTSVRHFFGIANQHIRWQLNEFARSIADRDIQRMLDPDQHAAGDSSGSPLSDSCKRILAAIDELPSEQQEAFDLVRIQGLSVAECAGILEVSEMTVRRRMHRALATLSAKIELPARPESA; encoded by the coding sequence TTGATCGATCAGTCTGTCAACCGATTGGTTCGTTTATGCAACAATAGCTTGTATCGCGAGTACCCGAGGTTGACTCGACCGCCTTTGAATTTGCATGCCGACGAACTCTTGAGCGTCGTCGTTGAAAGGCTGTTGAAGTCACTCCGAGATGTTCGGCCAACTTCGGTACGCCATTTCTTTGGCATCGCGAATCAACACATTCGATGGCAACTCAACGAATTTGCAAGGTCAATCGCTGACCGAGACATCCAGCGAATGTTGGATCCAGATCAGCATGCCGCAGGTGATTCATCTGGCTCTCCACTTTCTGACTCTTGTAAACGTATCTTGGCGGCTATAGACGAGTTGCCCAGTGAACAACAAGAAGCGTTCGACTTGGTGAGAATTCAAGGGCTGAGTGTAGCTGAATGCGCCGGGATACTAGAGGTCTCGGAAATGACCGTCCGTCGGCGAATGCATCGTGCGCTCGCCACGTTGTCGGCCAAGATCGAATTGCCCGCTCGTCCGGAAAGTGCATAG
- a CDS encoding ATP-binding protein, with amino-acid sequence MPRRTPTREKIKLCVVCAHLDRWRRFGRSKFECDVSESASGKTMLAKRLPTNLPTLSASESIETIHTHSTLRRRRTRQELMAQRTFRSPHHKISDAWLVGGGRSLPPDEAS; translated from the coding sequence GTGCCACGACGCACCCCTACCCGCGAGAAAATCAAACTATGCGTCGTGTGCGCTCACCTCGATAGATGGAGGAGATTCGGCAGATCCAAGTTCGAATGCGACGTAAGCGAATCCGCTTCGGGCAAGACAATGCTGGCCAAGCGATTGCCAACGAACTTGCCAACCCTGTCCGCAAGCGAATCGATCGAGACAATCCACACCCACTCGACGCTTCGGCGTCGTCGCACTCGACAAGAGTTGATGGCCCAGCGGACATTTCGATCCCCTCATCACAAGATCTCCGACGCTTGGCTCGTTGGAGGAGGTCGCTCTCTGCCGCCAGACGAAGCCTCCTAG
- a CDS encoding SDR family NAD(P)-dependent oxidoreductase, with the protein MKKRLENKVAVVTGSSKGIGAAIAKKIAEEGASVIVNFTRSNRDADHVVNQIQSQGGSATAVQADISEQAGCDRLFDKCHEQYGRLDILVNNAGIYLPASLGQINADHFHKQFNLNVLGLILATQTALKLMADKSVIVNVSSVVSTLSPPHMSVYNATKAAVDSLTRTFAKELADRDIRVNSVNPGLIATEGTKEAGIVLDGQLEIPNLGKIGLPEDIADGVVFLASDESRWMSGQSIVMNGSP; encoded by the coding sequence ATGAAGAAGAGACTTGAAAACAAGGTTGCTGTCGTAACCGGTTCTTCGAAGGGTATTGGTGCAGCCATTGCCAAGAAGATTGCGGAGGAAGGCGCAAGCGTAATTGTTAATTTCACGAGAAGCAACCGTGACGCGGACCATGTGGTCAATCAGATTCAATCGCAAGGTGGGTCGGCTACGGCAGTTCAAGCTGATATCTCGGAGCAAGCCGGGTGCGATCGACTTTTTGACAAATGCCATGAACAGTATGGAAGGCTCGATATACTCGTCAACAACGCTGGAATCTATCTTCCTGCCTCTCTCGGTCAAATCAATGCCGATCACTTTCATAAGCAATTCAATCTAAACGTGCTCGGCCTAATTTTGGCGACTCAAACGGCGCTCAAGCTCATGGCGGACAAAAGCGTAATCGTCAACGTAAGTTCCGTCGTAAGTACACTTTCACCGCCACACATGTCAGTCTATAACGCGACCAAAGCGGCCGTTGATAGTCTAACGAGGACGTTCGCTAAAGAATTGGCAGACAGGGATATCCGCGTCAATTCCGTGAACCCCGGCCTGATCGCCACGGAGGGGACAAAAGAAGCAGGCATCGTATTGGACGGCCAATTGGAGATCCCCAACCTAGGCAAGATTGGCTTGCCGGAGGACATTGCAGATGGAGTCGTGTTTCTTGCCTCCGACGAGTCGCGATGGATGTCAGGTCAATCGATAGTTATGAATGGTTCACCCTGA
- a CDS encoding DUF3365 domain-containing protein, which yields MRWIFSACWIVGLLGPTVLWIDPFALEVNQEDQTESGPYQGPATVKEARSRAFLMYELINGSLQVMHRDLFDDETPSAIPSSSLDDVFVEMKKSFQVELRWLTVDADVVNVDHQAKTEFEKKAVRELAKGTSYSENVGEGLYQFAGPIRLASQCLKCHVKNRTNTNPRTSGLVITIPMP from the coding sequence ATGCGTTGGATTTTCTCTGCCTGTTGGATCGTGGGGCTCCTTGGTCCAACCGTTCTTTGGATCGACCCGTTTGCCCTCGAGGTAAACCAAGAGGACCAAACAGAAAGCGGGCCATACCAAGGTCCTGCAACGGTGAAGGAGGCCAGGTCGCGCGCATTCTTGATGTACGAGTTGATCAACGGTTCGTTGCAAGTCATGCATCGGGATCTTTTCGATGACGAAACCCCGTCTGCGATTCCCTCTTCCTCGCTGGACGACGTCTTTGTCGAGATGAAGAAGAGTTTCCAGGTCGAATTGCGTTGGCTTACCGTCGACGCAGACGTGGTGAACGTGGATCATCAAGCCAAGACGGAGTTCGAGAAGAAAGCGGTAAGAGAACTGGCCAAGGGGACTAGTTATTCCGAGAACGTTGGAGAGGGGCTCTACCAGTTCGCTGGCCCGATCCGTTTAGCGTCCCAATGCTTGAAGTGCCATGTCAAGAATCGGACCAACACCAATCCGCGGACCTCGGGGCTTGTGATCACGATCCCCATGCCTTAG
- a CDS encoding magnesium chelatase domain-containing protein, producing MLAKLQTYSLLGIEALPVEVEVDLSTAALPKTILVGLPEQAVKESTHRVERAMVNAGFRIPHDRLVINLAPAELPKQASSFDLPISLGILAVSNQLQSNLLGEYAAVGELSLEGQMRRVKGVLSMAMAASKQPGIKGMIVPAENAQEAAVVESLEIIPVHSLQEAVGFFRGELSIEPVPSKLNEIFEAFSKYEVDYSDVRGQEMAKRALTIAAAGNHNLLMLYPVPSRNQFWISSPEGQGI from the coding sequence ATGTTAGCAAAACTACAGACCTATTCCCTGCTGGGAATCGAGGCCTTGCCCGTTGAGGTAGAGGTCGATCTTTCAACAGCCGCTTTGCCTAAGACGATTCTCGTCGGTCTGCCCGAACAAGCGGTGAAGGAAAGCACACACCGCGTCGAACGGGCAATGGTCAACGCGGGCTTTCGTATCCCCCACGATCGCCTTGTCATCAACCTTGCACCCGCCGAATTGCCGAAGCAAGCTTCCAGTTTCGATCTGCCCATTTCGCTAGGCATTCTCGCCGTCTCGAATCAACTGCAGTCGAATCTGCTAGGGGAGTATGCCGCTGTTGGCGAGCTTTCCTTGGAAGGTCAAATGCGTCGCGTGAAAGGAGTTCTCTCCATGGCGATGGCGGCCTCCAAGCAACCTGGCATCAAAGGGATGATCGTTCCTGCGGAGAACGCTCAAGAAGCGGCAGTAGTTGAATCGCTGGAAATCATCCCGGTGCATTCGCTCCAAGAGGCCGTCGGTTTCTTCCGCGGGGAGCTTTCGATCGAGCCGGTTCCTTCGAAATTGAACGAGATCTTTGAAGCCTTTTCGAAATACGAAGTCGACTATAGCGATGTACGTGGACAAGAAATGGCGAAACGTGCGCTCACCATCGCTGCTGCTGGAAACCATAACCTCCTAATGTTATATCCAGTTCCATCCCGAAATCAATTCTGGATCTCCTCTCCAGAGGGGCAAGGAATCTAG
- a CDS encoding protein kinase domain-containing protein has product MPEDSILKDESILAIVDAICESKLTLEEACIQHPHLANGLKRYVRNIRKMESELDCWLPIHPQSNCPPPELRIPGYEILELIGQGGMGAVYRAHQKSLNRSVAIKTLHAASSATTTEHARFAREAEAVAAVDHPGVVKVFEFGQCSGTPYFTMEYVLGSTLEAQLVKGPLPPREAALLVSQLAKAVHFAHQQGVIHRDIKPSNVLLTETGEAKLSDFGLARLSTHNDSLTQAGTAIGTPRYMSPEQARGDTECMGVSTDIYSLGAVLFAALTSRPPFLADSNAETLSLVLHSEPVSPSVLVPQVPRELSAICIQCLRKLPNERYVSAAHLADDLDRFLNGRATIAQPDTILSSFLRRARRNPLRSLTVCMLLVAGIFILAMQIQLAIDRSEWNTRKQEEATRTAARTEALLNEALVALESGNWREAARQTTNAQSLMNSVDSIFTKEFHSISKWSKLGNELESVRLNALDVGNEQLDLTRAHEVYLRLFQTIGLEKLGGDQSQLVSQIQASPIALTLVGALDHWSTCAPSKENVRWLEELAMAINTSARDWRIAARSPTIFEEHSALDQLLESAPPSSSAVPYLMSIEARQVCSEQSRLRFLKAVQRFAPHDFWINLRIANTLMYFGKPQEAIGYYRAAEAIRSDASIVHNNLAVGLSTLKYYDDAIAHFKRAIALEPDMESIRVRLLETLSEAGRHAELLEQLPRLRERLPRDVNLLSLQGKSCEAIGDVQSALIAHAAAQEIEPFSKRVNREYRNCLIRDNQHSRASQVWENALGDGYQHADCYGLAELCLFLGNTTAYEQHRQALLDRFGSTTNPYEAERIARACLVLPCSPHDLTVIESLANHATKLNKQSAGGTYPHFQFVKALLLFRQSAHAQAEAILVGDAAPVLGPVPKLLRSMIAAQQKASERSRSLFDEAVANYDWSIEKARDQDAWICHIFKHQAESWISLR; this is encoded by the coding sequence ATGCCAGAAGATTCCATCTTGAAGGACGAATCGATTCTTGCGATCGTAGATGCTATCTGCGAGTCGAAACTCACGTTGGAAGAGGCTTGCATACAGCATCCTCACCTTGCAAATGGCCTGAAGAGATACGTGCGGAATATTCGCAAAATGGAATCGGAATTGGATTGCTGGTTACCGATCCATCCTCAGTCGAACTGCCCACCGCCGGAATTGCGAATTCCCGGCTACGAGATACTTGAGCTGATCGGGCAGGGAGGCATGGGGGCTGTCTACAGAGCCCACCAGAAGAGCTTAAATAGAAGTGTAGCGATTAAGACGCTGCACGCCGCGTCTTCGGCAACGACAACGGAGCATGCCAGATTTGCGCGCGAAGCCGAAGCAGTAGCTGCGGTTGATCATCCAGGTGTAGTTAAAGTCTTTGAGTTTGGCCAGTGCTCGGGAACTCCCTATTTCACCATGGAGTACGTGCTAGGATCAACGCTCGAAGCCCAGCTGGTCAAAGGCCCATTGCCACCTCGCGAGGCCGCTCTGCTCGTTAGTCAACTTGCGAAAGCAGTACATTTCGCTCACCAGCAGGGAGTGATACACAGGGATATCAAGCCATCCAATGTGCTGTTAACAGAAACTGGAGAAGCTAAGCTGTCTGATTTTGGATTGGCTCGTTTGTCGACACATAATGACAGCCTTACACAAGCGGGGACTGCGATAGGTACTCCGAGATACATGTCGCCCGAACAAGCACGCGGCGATACGGAATGTATGGGAGTCTCGACTGATATCTATTCATTGGGTGCGGTTCTTTTTGCAGCGCTTACATCTCGGCCACCCTTCTTGGCCGATTCCAACGCGGAGACTTTATCTCTTGTGCTTCACTCAGAGCCCGTTTCCCCGTCGGTGCTTGTTCCCCAAGTCCCCAGAGAGCTGAGCGCTATTTGTATTCAGTGTTTACGCAAGCTCCCAAATGAACGGTACGTCTCGGCTGCCCATTTGGCTGATGACTTGGATCGATTTCTGAATGGCCGAGCCACCATTGCGCAACCCGATACGATACTTTCCAGCTTCCTTCGGCGAGCAAGAAGAAACCCATTGCGTAGTTTGACGGTTTGCATGCTGTTAGTAGCCGGTATTTTCATTCTCGCGATGCAAATACAACTGGCTATCGACCGTTCGGAATGGAACACGAGGAAACAAGAGGAAGCCACGAGGACCGCAGCGAGAACGGAAGCATTGCTAAATGAGGCCTTGGTCGCGCTCGAATCAGGAAACTGGCGTGAAGCGGCTCGACAGACGACGAATGCACAATCGTTGATGAACTCCGTGGATAGCATTTTTACCAAAGAGTTTCATTCGATTTCTAAATGGTCAAAACTTGGAAACGAATTGGAGTCAGTGCGCCTAAACGCTCTTGATGTGGGAAATGAGCAGCTGGATCTCACTAGAGCGCATGAAGTGTATCTCAGACTATTTCAAACGATTGGATTGGAGAAGCTGGGAGGTGATCAATCGCAATTGGTCAGTCAGATTCAAGCATCTCCCATTGCCCTAACGTTAGTCGGTGCACTGGATCATTGGTCCACGTGCGCGCCTAGTAAAGAAAATGTTCGATGGTTGGAAGAACTGGCCATGGCAATCAATACCAGCGCTCGTGATTGGCGAATCGCCGCTCGTTCCCCAACCATATTTGAAGAGCATTCTGCACTGGATCAATTGCTGGAGAGTGCACCTCCCAGCAGCAGCGCCGTCCCATACTTGATGTCGATCGAAGCACGCCAAGTTTGTTCAGAGCAGTCGCGGCTACGATTCTTAAAAGCAGTCCAGCGATTCGCACCTCACGATTTTTGGATCAACCTGCGAATTGCTAATACGTTGATGTATTTTGGTAAACCTCAGGAGGCGATAGGCTACTATCGGGCCGCAGAAGCAATTCGTTCTGACGCTTCAATCGTTCATAATAATCTGGCTGTTGGATTATCGACACTCAAATACTATGACGATGCCATTGCCCACTTCAAACGAGCAATCGCCTTGGAACCAGACATGGAATCGATTCGAGTACGTTTACTGGAGACTCTTTCTGAGGCGGGACGCCATGCGGAACTCTTGGAACAATTACCAAGACTCCGCGAGCGTCTTCCTCGTGACGTGAATCTTCTATCTCTGCAAGGTAAAAGCTGTGAAGCAATCGGAGATGTTCAGTCTGCCCTGATTGCGCACGCTGCAGCCCAAGAAATCGAACCATTCAGCAAGCGGGTTAATCGCGAGTACCGAAACTGCCTGATTCGCGACAACCAACACAGTCGAGCCTCGCAGGTCTGGGAAAACGCGTTGGGGGACGGCTATCAACACGCTGATTGTTACGGGCTCGCCGAATTGTGTTTGTTCTTGGGTAATACGACTGCATACGAGCAGCATCGGCAAGCACTCTTAGATCGATTCGGGAGTACCACCAATCCATACGAAGCGGAGAGGATTGCTCGCGCATGCCTCGTGCTCCCATGCTCACCCCATGACTTGACCGTAATCGAATCGCTCGCAAACCATGCAACCAAGCTTAATAAGCAATCGGCCGGTGGCACTTATCCGCATTTTCAGTTTGTAAAAGCGCTTCTTCTATTTCGACAGTCGGCCCATGCCCAGGCCGAGGCCATACTCGTGGGCGATGCCGCGCCCGTACTAGGTCCAGTTCCCAAACTGCTTCGTTCCATGATCGCTGCCCAACAAAAGGCGTCGGAGAGAAGTCGTAGTTTGTTCGATGAAGCCGTTGCAAATTATGACTGGTCTATCGAGAAAGCTCGCGACCAGGACGCATGGATCTGTCATATCTTCAAACATCAAGCGGAATCATGGATCAGCTTGCGGTAA